Genomic segment of Peribacillus frigoritolerans:
TTGCTTTATTAGATAGCCATTACTTTTTTGTCCAAGCGCTACTGACTCGACATTGTGGTCCGACATACCTCGCATCTCAAAGAGCAGTGTAGCAATATCATAACGAACGGCTGCACCATTACGGCCTATATTTTCTCCAGAACCGCCATCATACCTACCAATATGCCCCCAACCAGTTGGTTCAATGGAGTTATATACAACAGCACCCAGTTTTTTTGACGCTTCTAACACCTCAGGCTTTACGTTTGCGTTTGTAGGATAAAGAATTGAACCTGAAACAAGTTCACCGTCCGTTTCGCTTAGCGTCCCTTGATGATGTAAATCTATCATGTAGTCTATATCGTATTTCGCAAATACATTTTCATGTAAAGCCTTTACCTCTACTTGCATGGAATCAGTTTTTTTATCATGCTCACGGTTTAAGTCGATCCCATTTGCATTTGCCCGTGTTAGATGCCGATCACCTTTTGCTAAATAGTCATCAAGAGGGAAATTAACATCTCCCATGGCCCCATCTGCGTTTAACATGGGAATGATCAGTATATTAACATTTTCCAAAATACCTTTAGTCTTGTTCGTGCCTAGATGTTTAATGAATTCGAGTGCACCCTCAGTAGTCAGTTGTTCATTTCCATGCTGTTGAGTTAAAAATAGTATAGTAGGATTCTTAGGATTTGACATGTACTTCGCTAGGTAAATATCCCTCCCTTTTACCGTTTCCCCGATTACTTCCAATGCCAGCCTTTCTTGTTTTGCATCCTGCGTTTCAAGATAGCTTACCAGGCTTTCATATGTATGAAGATTTGAAGTTGTCACTTGTCCATTTCCAGCACTGGGGCCATTTCCAACCGCTCCGACTGGTAGCGCAACAGCTGTTACTGCGCTTAAGGTCATTAAACTAGATAATGAAACTGATAGAACTTTCTTTTTAAAATTCAATAAAAACCCTCCTTATCAAATATAATAATCAGAAAAATAACTATTAATAATATTCTGACATTTTTACTACTTTATGTTAATAGTGAAAAATAACTATGTTTCCAAATAGTTTTCTTCTACACAATATAACTTGAAAGGAATTACTTCTACAAAGGCGATATTCAAATGTTCCAGATGAAGAAAAACCAGGCGGACACCCGTCTGGTTACTTCAATCTAGGCAGGAAGTTGATACACTCACCAAATATTTATTATTGCCTGCCCTCCGTCAATGGAATTGACTCGTATTGTTCCGGATTGATTTTATATACAGAGCCATCAGTAACTCCATCAATTATTCCATATAATCCTCTTTCAACTGCTTTAATGAGCATGCCTTTTTTCTTTTGGCCAAAGGACTGTGTTTGACCTCTAACTTCAAAGAGCACTGTCCCGCTTCCGTTCAAAGCAAAGGCTCCTAAAGCCGTTCCAGGAAGGTTTTGGTTTTGCGGATATAAGGATATATTTCCATATGGAGAATTACCTTGTTCTTTCATTGCATTATATACCGCTACATTCAATTGTCTGGAAAAATCATAATTATAGTTTTTTGCATATTTGGCATAATCTTGTCCTGAAGGCGAGCTTGGATCTGGAACAAATTGAGCGGAAAGCGAGTATGTGACTAAATCATCCGTTCCATCAACTTCATAATAGGGAGCTTGGTGATGCAAGTCCACAAAAATCTCCACCTTTCCGTATTGCTTCAATAGAGACTTGTAAACATCACGTGTTGTTTGTGATTCGGGTGTTATGAACCAGCCAGGGGTGGATGATTTTCCAGGGAAGTCTTTAGCTTGGGGAATATAATTTAAATCAGGATTAAAGTCACGATTCACATCGAAACCAGGTTTGGACTCATAATCGAATGATTCATTTTTGTATGTATAATAGTTCCAAGATGGACTCGCTCCTCCTAACTGTGGAAACTGTTTCACGACCTCTGCCCAGGTCATATCATTTCCCCGACGGTTCAATTCAGCAGCATCCGGATTCATTTTAGGCAAAGCGACAAGGGTAATTTCTTTACGAATTTTCTCCGCTTCAGGAGAGTTGGTCCCCAAAAACTTCAAGATATTCAAGATGGCATCCGTACCGGTTTTCTCATTTCCATGGATCTCACTTTGAATGAAAACGACTTTGTCGCCTGTTCCCACGGTTGCTTTATAGATTTCTCTATTTCTATTTGAATATCCGGCTACATCCACTTTTACTTTACCTTGGCTATCACTCGCAATTTGTTCTAGCTTTTTCCCTAGTTCAGCATGATCTGTAAAACCTGAAACCGAATAAGTTTGTTGAATGGGTGTTCCCGGTGATGTTTCATTAGCTGCAAATGTTGGTGCAGCAATGCTCGCCGATAAAACGGCAACTCCTAGAGTTGAAATAATTTTCCTGTTTTTCATAATACAACAATCACTCCCTTAAAATATTTTTCTATCTCATTATACAAAATGGAAAAGTAGAAATATGTTGGAATTTGATGTCGTATTATGGCTATTTTATGATTTGGGCATCTGCTTTAAGTTCACGCAAAAAAAAAACGTGACATTTTTATCGAGGATTGTTGTTCGCGGTCTGTCGAATTGATGATTTGTACTATAACATCACATTACGTTATAATTAGAGGAAAAATACGAGAAAGGGGAAAATATGAAACTCAACACTAATAGTTCTACGCCATTATACATGCAATTAAAGCAATCTATCATCGAAGATATAAACAAAGGTATTTACTCTTCTGGCGAAAGATTACCAACCGAAACAGAATTATGTGACATATATGGAGTAAGTCGCATTACTGTTAGAAAAGCGGTTTTGGACTTGGTGGAAGACGGGCTGCTAATACGCCAACAGGGAAAGGGAACATTTGTCCAATATCCTAAAGTAAAA
This window contains:
- a CDS encoding M14 family zinc carboxypeptidase; the encoded protein is MKNRKIISTLGVAVLSASIAAPTFAANETSPGTPIQQTYSVSGFTDHAELGKKLEQIASDSQGKVKVDVAGYSNRNREIYKATVGTGDKVVFIQSEIHGNEKTGTDAILNILKFLGTNSPEAEKIRKEITLVALPKMNPDAAELNRRGNDMTWAEVVKQFPQLGGASPSWNYYTYKNESFDYESKPGFDVNRDFNPDLNYIPQAKDFPGKSSTPGWFITPESQTTRDVYKSLLKQYGKVEIFVDLHHQAPYYEVDGTDDLVTYSLSAQFVPDPSSPSGQDYAKYAKNYNYDFSRQLNVAVYNAMKEQGNSPYGNISLYPQNQNLPGTALGAFALNGSGTVLFEVRGQTQSFGQKKKGMLIKAVERGLYGIIDGVTDGSVYKINPEQYESIPLTEGRQ
- a CDS encoding M14 family zinc carboxypeptidase, with amino-acid sequence MNFKKKVLSVSLSSLMTLSAVTAVALPVGAVGNGPSAGNGQVTTSNLHTYESLVSYLETQDAKQERLALEVIGETVKGRDIYLAKYMSNPKNPTILFLTQQHGNEQLTTEGALEFIKHLGTNKTKGILENVNILIIPMLNADGAMGDVNFPLDDYLAKGDRHLTRANANGIDLNREHDKKTDSMQVEVKALHENVFAKYDIDYMIDLHHQGTLSETDGELVSGSILYPTNANVKPEVLEASKKLGAVVYNSIEPTGWGHIGRYDGGSGENIGRNGAAVRYDIATLLFEMRGMSDHNVESVALGQKSNGYLIKQTVTTLDAAVRAIADDSIETADASFWDTLPTQSNRPGIESDE